The Neorhodopirellula lusitana genome contains a region encoding:
- a CDS encoding ABC transporter substrate-binding protein, with amino-acid sequence MQSFAKVPEQTPRFVMGMSTALSGPAADLGTNMQIGVEIAFQEANLNGGIQGEPISLIAYDDGYEPSQTIINMRRLIEQDNVLGIIGNVGTPTAIAAVPIASETRTPFIGAYSGADILRRSPPTRYVINYRASYAEETAAMVNALVKHAKIKPSEIAFFTQRDAYGDAGFIGGIQALKMHGVRKAKDIAHGRFERNTLSVEIGLAEIMLHQVPPKAIIMVGTYAPCAKFIQRAKAMDYDGLFLNVSFVGSVSLAKALGDDSNGVIITQVVPHPESDIPIAVQYREAMDRLDKSQHERSFGSLEGYIAARILLCALHSTHFTCGRESVIESFEALGKFEMGFTQPLELSDIDHQASHMVWPTMLRNGAVVSIEWSDLSEGNLHE; translated from the coding sequence GTGCAATCGTTCGCAAAGGTCCCCGAACAAACGCCTCGTTTCGTCATGGGCATGTCGACGGCACTCAGTGGCCCTGCCGCGGACCTGGGAACCAACATGCAAATCGGTGTCGAGATCGCATTCCAAGAGGCCAACCTGAACGGCGGAATCCAAGGGGAACCAATCAGCCTGATTGCGTACGACGATGGCTACGAACCAAGCCAAACGATCATCAACATGCGTCGTTTGATTGAACAAGACAACGTGCTCGGCATCATCGGTAATGTCGGAACCCCGACGGCGATCGCAGCGGTTCCCATTGCCAGCGAAACCCGCACACCCTTTATCGGCGCCTACAGCGGCGCCGACATTCTGCGGCGTAGTCCGCCCACCCGCTACGTCATCAACTACCGTGCCAGCTATGCGGAAGAAACCGCGGCAATGGTGAATGCGTTAGTCAAACATGCAAAGATTAAGCCCTCGGAAATCGCGTTCTTTACCCAACGAGATGCCTATGGTGATGCAGGATTCATTGGCGGCATTCAAGCGTTAAAGATGCATGGCGTTCGGAAAGCGAAAGACATCGCTCACGGGCGTTTTGAACGAAACACCTTGTCTGTTGAAATCGGACTTGCGGAAATCATGCTGCATCAAGTGCCGCCCAAGGCCATCATCATGGTCGGCACTTACGCCCCTTGCGCCAAGTTCATTCAACGTGCAAAAGCAATGGACTATGACGGTCTGTTCCTGAACGTCTCATTCGTCGGGTCGGTCTCTTTGGCAAAAGCGTTAGGCGACGATTCCAATGGTGTGATCATCACTCAAGTCGTCCCGCATCCCGAATCTGACATTCCCATCGCAGTTCAGTATCGAGAAGCGATGGACCGTCTCGATAAGAGCCAGCACGAACGCAGCTTCGGCTCGCTGGAAGGCTACATCGCCGCCAGAATCCTTCTATGTGCTTTACATTCAACGCATTTCACATGTGGCAGAGAAAGCGTCATCGAGTCATTCGAAGCACTTGGCAAGTTTGAAATGGGCTTCACCCAACCGCTCGAATTGTCCGACATCGATCATCAAGCCAGCCACATGGTTTGGCCGACGATGCTACGAAATGGTGCAGTCGTTTCGATTGAGTGGTCTGACTTGTCGGAGGGCAATCTTCATGAATAG
- a CDS encoding CHASE domain-containing protein: MRSVKPNSQDFSELTSWRPSGSTSALDHCVELLHNRAAAWGILAISLLLTGLAWFLTNRHVERRDRDRFEFRTAEVQSRIEERMQKYEQVLRDGTAFFAASENVSRQDWTNYIQRCEILERFPGIQAAAVSVVVPSSEVASHQAGIRAEGFPDYRLHPQGDRDLYSAIVYIEPFDWRNERAFGYDMYSEEVRHKAMERAARTGLLTVSGKITLIQETDQDVQAGVLCYLPIYQKNKPLLDEQSRFEALKGWVYAAFRLDDLMVGILGDGISDISFQIYDSVDPSRKDLLFDSHGDKPPTETGRAASFTEQRHLSLSGRDWTIELSTKPEFFNVIDSSVSPTVAVLGLLIDILLFVVISSIGRQRSSAIKLAERMTNDFKESESRIRSILENATDAILSVAANGEVMAANEAAGRMFLTADKTTSVKFLNGHSFDLFLNNQTFAEIVAPEKTSDTPSSINQVEISLRCCRDDGSRFPCRMSIGAVDGNGGYIVIARDETSRIASENELAETNRQLVSASRKAGMAEVASGVLHNVGNSLNGVNTSSSLIATMLDDCPIQLLLRAVNTMNQNRENLGDYLTNDDRGKRLPDFIEQVSAALLDCKEKLTEETYHLRNHISHINQIIRIQQDQASSSNSLSDESATELMSQAELINLGRHSEYDIAIERNFNTTAKIMTDRTKVLQILVNLIANAQDAVREVTSVARTIELSIKQADGNTYFTVSDNGPGIPADVLPRIQEFGFTTKSDGHGFGLHSSVAAAQTLGGELQIGNNPSGIGACFALVLPISVPQDSPTDGHATFPLTDVSVGDHHPAHV, encoded by the coding sequence ATGCGAAGCGTAAAACCAAATTCGCAAGACTTTTCGGAACTCACAAGCTGGCGTCCTAGCGGATCCACCTCAGCGCTGGACCACTGTGTCGAGTTGCTTCACAACCGCGCGGCTGCCTGGGGCATCTTGGCCATTTCGCTGTTGCTAACCGGATTGGCATGGTTTCTAACCAATCGTCACGTCGAGCGGCGTGATCGCGATCGCTTCGAATTCCGAACTGCGGAAGTACAAAGCCGCATCGAAGAACGGATGCAGAAGTACGAACAAGTCCTTCGGGACGGCACGGCATTCTTTGCTGCATCAGAAAACGTCTCTCGGCAAGACTGGACCAATTACATCCAGCGTTGCGAAATTCTGGAACGCTTTCCTGGCATCCAAGCGGCGGCTGTCTCGGTCGTTGTGCCCAGTTCCGAAGTCGCAAGTCACCAAGCGGGAATCCGTGCTGAAGGCTTCCCTGACTATCGATTGCATCCTCAAGGAGACCGCGACCTCTATAGCGCGATCGTCTATATCGAACCTTTTGATTGGCGTAATGAACGAGCGTTCGGATACGACATGTATTCAGAAGAAGTTCGTCACAAGGCCATGGAACGAGCCGCCCGAACCGGCTTACTCACCGTGTCCGGCAAGATCACCTTGATTCAAGAAACCGACCAGGATGTTCAAGCTGGCGTCCTGTGTTATCTGCCTATCTACCAGAAAAACAAACCACTTTTGGATGAACAATCCCGGTTCGAAGCCTTGAAGGGATGGGTCTATGCAGCCTTTCGTTTAGACGACTTGATGGTCGGCATACTTGGAGATGGAATCTCAGACATTTCATTTCAGATCTACGACTCGGTCGATCCATCCCGCAAAGACCTGCTGTTCGATAGCCACGGCGACAAACCACCAACGGAAACGGGTCGAGCAGCCTCTTTCACGGAACAGCGGCATCTGTCGCTATCCGGACGCGACTGGACAATCGAGCTTTCCACCAAGCCAGAATTCTTTAACGTCATCGATTCTTCGGTCAGCCCAACGGTGGCAGTGCTGGGTCTTCTGATCGACATTTTGTTGTTTGTCGTGATCTCTTCGATCGGACGTCAACGATCGTCAGCCATCAAATTGGCCGAACGAATGACCAATGATTTCAAAGAAAGCGAATCACGTATTCGTTCAATTCTAGAGAACGCGACCGATGCAATTTTGTCGGTAGCCGCCAATGGCGAAGTAATGGCAGCAAACGAAGCAGCCGGTCGTATGTTCTTGACTGCAGACAAGACCACCTCTGTGAAATTCCTGAACGGCCATTCATTTGATCTGTTCTTAAACAATCAAACGTTTGCGGAAATCGTGGCCCCTGAAAAGACTTCGGACACACCATCAAGCATCAACCAAGTAGAGATTTCGTTGCGGTGCTGCCGCGATGATGGATCCCGATTCCCATGTCGCATGTCGATCGGGGCCGTCGATGGCAACGGCGGTTACATTGTGATTGCTCGTGACGAAACCTCTCGAATCGCCTCTGAAAACGAGCTTGCAGAAACCAATCGCCAACTGGTCAGTGCGTCCCGCAAAGCAGGCATGGCTGAAGTGGCTTCGGGAGTGTTGCATAACGTCGGCAACTCGCTAAACGGAGTGAACACGTCGTCGAGCTTGATCGCTACGATGCTTGACGACTGCCCAATCCAGCTGCTGTTGCGGGCCGTCAACACGATGAACCAAAACCGTGAAAACCTAGGCGACTACCTGACCAACGACGACCGCGGAAAACGCCTTCCTGATTTCATTGAACAAGTTTCCGCAGCCCTGCTGGACTGCAAAGAAAAGCTTACCGAAGAGACGTATCATCTTCGCAATCACATCAGCCATATCAATCAAATCATCCGGATACAACAAGACCAGGCCTCTTCGTCCAACTCGCTTTCAGATGAGTCTGCGACGGAACTGATGAGTCAAGCGGAACTGATCAATCTGGGCCGACACTCTGAATATGACATTGCGATCGAACGCAACTTCAATACAACCGCAAAGATCATGACCGATCGAACGAAGGTGTTACAGATTTTGGTCAACCTGATCGCCAACGCGCAAGACGCGGTCCGCGAGGTAACTTCCGTGGCCAGAACGATTGAACTTTCGATTAAGCAAGCCGACGGCAACACCTACTTCACAGTGAGTGACAACGGTCCAGGAATTCCCGCCGACGTGCTTCCCCGAATCCAGGAGTTCGGTTTCACCACCAAAAGCGACGGGCATGGGTTCGGTCTGCATTCAAGCGTGGCCGCCGCCCAAACACTCGGTGGCGAACTGCAAATTGGGAACAACCCGTCCGGTATCGGAGCCTGTTTCGCTCTCGTTCTGCCGATCTCGGTTCCACAAGACTCACCAACCGATGGGCACGCCACATTTCCGCTAACGGACGTATCCGTTGGCGATCACCATCCCGCACACGTCTAG